The Chanodichthys erythropterus isolate Z2021 chromosome 12, ASM2448905v1, whole genome shotgun sequence genome contains a region encoding:
- the arfip1 gene encoding arfaptin-1 isoform X1, translated as MSEASFDSEKNASQDNQSDPKEQGLQNTAESLSQSEARKNSLDESHMTEIDISENNEVGNHSYTPSEDGDEDEDSQAYSKTSGITQDNPDSERMSSVATEAEVKVAMAEEAHRSPAAQISVTRNGEADKSHEEVFQRDVPHNISGPIMSHSHNSPENYAMTEGVVQVGPYTGSPFQATTPTVVPSPAAASRLARSISDSQVETQKGALGEQQMGGAVVLADDLKSPAIEKLELVRKWSINTYKCTKQILSEKLGRGSRTVDLELEAQIEVLRDNKRKYEHVVKLAQTLCTQLAQMLQTQRNLGDAFADLSLKTPELHEEFGYNAETQKLLAKNGETLLGAINFFIASVKTLVDKTIEDTLINIKQYEAARIEYDAYRTDLEELNLGPRDANTLPKIELSQQQFQIHREKYEKMRNDVSVKLKFLEENKVKVLHNQLILFHNAIAAYFAGNQQQLEQTLKQFHIKLKLPGGETPSWLEEH; from the exons ATGTCAGAAGCTAGTTTTGACTCGGAGAAGAATGCTTCACAGGATAATCAATCGGACCCTAAAGAACAGGGCCTCCAAAATACTGCTGAatctctcagccaatcagaggccAGAAAAAACAGCCTGGATGAATCACACATGACTGAAATTGACATCAGTGAGAACAATGAAGTTGGAAACCACAGTTATACTCCTAGTGAGGATGGTGATGAAGATGAGGATTCTCAGGCCTACAGTAAAACTAGTGGAATCACTCAGGATAATCCTGATTCTGAAAGAATGAGCAGTGTGGCGACAGAAGCTGAAGTGAAG GTGGCTATGGCAGAGGAGGCCCACAGAAGCCCAGCTGCCCAAATCTCAGTCACCAGAAACGGAGAAGCAGACAAAAGTCACGAGGAAGTATTTCAGAGG GATGTGCCACATAATATCTCTGGACCAATCATGTCACACTCCCACAATTCACCTGAAAACTATGCAATGACTGAGGGAGTGGTCCAAGTGGGTCCATACACAG GGTCGCCATTCCAGGCCACCACACCTACAGTTGTCCCCAGTCCTGCAGCAGCCAGCCGGCTAGCTCGCAGCATCAGTGATAGTCAGGTGGAGACACAGAAAG GTGCTTTGGGAGAGCAGCAGATGGGAGGAGCAGTAGTCCTTGCTGATGACTTAAAGAGTCCTGCCATAGAGAAACTGGAGCTGGTGAGAAAGTGGAGCATCAACACTTACAAA TGCACTAAGCAAATTCTGTCGGAGAAGTTAGGTCGGGGCTCCCGTACGGTTGATCTGGAGCTGGAGGCTCAGATCGAGGTTCTTCGTGACAACAAACGCAAGTACGAGCATGTTGTCAAACTGGCACAGACGCTGTGCACTCAACTGGCGCAGATGCTGCAGACGCAAAGAAATCTAGGTGATGCATTTGCCGACCTTAGTCTCAAGACACCCGAACTACAT GAGGAATTTGGCTACAATGCTGAAACTCAAAAACTCCTGGCGAAAAATGGAGAAACCCTGTTGGGAGCCATCAACTTCTTCATCGCTAGTGTTAAAACTCTAGTGGATAAAACTATAGAGGACACCTTGATCAACATTAAGCAATATGAAGCAGCAAG GATTGAGTATGATGCGTATCGCACAGATTTAGAGGAGCTCAATCTGGGTCCACGGGACGCCAACACACTCCCCAAGATTGAGCTGTCTCAGCAACAGTTCCAGATCCATCgtgaaaaatatgaaaagatgCGCAATGATGTCTCGGTTAAACTTAAGTTTCTGGAGGAAAACAAG GTGAAGGTTTTGCACAACCAGCTGATCCTCTTCCACAACGCCATTGCAGCGTACTTCGCAGGCAACCAACAGCAGCTGGAACAGACCCTTAAACAGTTCCACATCAAGCTAAAGTTACCAGGAGGAGAAACCCCCTCTTGGCTGGAGGAGCACTGA
- the arfip1 gene encoding arfaptin-1 isoform X3: protein MAEEAHRSPAAQISVTRNGEADKSHEEVFQRDVPHNISGPIMSHSHNSPENYAMTEGVVQVGPYTGSPFQATTPTVVPSPAAASRLARSISDSQVETQKGALGEQQMGGAVVLADDLKSPAIEKLELVRKWSINTYKCTKQILSEKLGRGSRTVDLELEAQIEVLRDNKRKYEHVVKLAQTLCTQLAQMLQTQRNLGDAFADLSLKTPELHEEFGYNAETQKLLAKNGETLLGAINFFIASVKTLVDKTIEDTLINIKQYEAARIEYDAYRTDLEELNLGPRDANTLPKIELSQQQFQIHREKYEKMRNDVSVKLKFLEENKVKVLHNQLILFHNAIAAYFAGNQQQLEQTLKQFHIKLKLPGGETPSWLEEH, encoded by the exons ATGGCAGAGGAGGCCCACAGAAGCCCAGCTGCCCAAATCTCAGTCACCAGAAACGGAGAAGCAGACAAAAGTCACGAGGAAGTATTTCAGAGG GATGTGCCACATAATATCTCTGGACCAATCATGTCACACTCCCACAATTCACCTGAAAACTATGCAATGACTGAGGGAGTGGTCCAAGTGGGTCCATACACAG GGTCGCCATTCCAGGCCACCACACCTACAGTTGTCCCCAGTCCTGCAGCAGCCAGCCGGCTAGCTCGCAGCATCAGTGATAGTCAGGTGGAGACACAGAAAG GTGCTTTGGGAGAGCAGCAGATGGGAGGAGCAGTAGTCCTTGCTGATGACTTAAAGAGTCCTGCCATAGAGAAACTGGAGCTGGTGAGAAAGTGGAGCATCAACACTTACAAA TGCACTAAGCAAATTCTGTCGGAGAAGTTAGGTCGGGGCTCCCGTACGGTTGATCTGGAGCTGGAGGCTCAGATCGAGGTTCTTCGTGACAACAAACGCAAGTACGAGCATGTTGTCAAACTGGCACAGACGCTGTGCACTCAACTGGCGCAGATGCTGCAGACGCAAAGAAATCTAGGTGATGCATTTGCCGACCTTAGTCTCAAGACACCCGAACTACAT GAGGAATTTGGCTACAATGCTGAAACTCAAAAACTCCTGGCGAAAAATGGAGAAACCCTGTTGGGAGCCATCAACTTCTTCATCGCTAGTGTTAAAACTCTAGTGGATAAAACTATAGAGGACACCTTGATCAACATTAAGCAATATGAAGCAGCAAG GATTGAGTATGATGCGTATCGCACAGATTTAGAGGAGCTCAATCTGGGTCCACGGGACGCCAACACACTCCCCAAGATTGAGCTGTCTCAGCAACAGTTCCAGATCCATCgtgaaaaatatgaaaagatgCGCAATGATGTCTCGGTTAAACTTAAGTTTCTGGAGGAAAACAAG GTGAAGGTTTTGCACAACCAGCTGATCCTCTTCCACAACGCCATTGCAGCGTACTTCGCAGGCAACCAACAGCAGCTGGAACAGACCCTTAAACAGTTCCACATCAAGCTAAAGTTACCAGGAGGAGAAACCCCCTCTTGGCTGGAGGAGCACTGA
- the arfip1 gene encoding arfaptin-1 isoform X2 translates to MSEASFDSEKNASQDNQSDPKEQGLQNTAESLSQSEARKNSLDESHMTEIDISENNEVGNHSYTPSEDGDEDEDSQAYSKTSGITQDNPDSERMSSVATEAEVKVAMAEEAHRSPAAQISVTRNGEADKSHEEVFQRDVPHNISGPIMSHSHNSPENYAMTEGVVQVGPYTGALGEQQMGGAVVLADDLKSPAIEKLELVRKWSINTYKCTKQILSEKLGRGSRTVDLELEAQIEVLRDNKRKYEHVVKLAQTLCTQLAQMLQTQRNLGDAFADLSLKTPELHEEFGYNAETQKLLAKNGETLLGAINFFIASVKTLVDKTIEDTLINIKQYEAARIEYDAYRTDLEELNLGPRDANTLPKIELSQQQFQIHREKYEKMRNDVSVKLKFLEENKVKVLHNQLILFHNAIAAYFAGNQQQLEQTLKQFHIKLKLPGGETPSWLEEH, encoded by the exons ATGTCAGAAGCTAGTTTTGACTCGGAGAAGAATGCTTCACAGGATAATCAATCGGACCCTAAAGAACAGGGCCTCCAAAATACTGCTGAatctctcagccaatcagaggccAGAAAAAACAGCCTGGATGAATCACACATGACTGAAATTGACATCAGTGAGAACAATGAAGTTGGAAACCACAGTTATACTCCTAGTGAGGATGGTGATGAAGATGAGGATTCTCAGGCCTACAGTAAAACTAGTGGAATCACTCAGGATAATCCTGATTCTGAAAGAATGAGCAGTGTGGCGACAGAAGCTGAAGTGAAG GTGGCTATGGCAGAGGAGGCCCACAGAAGCCCAGCTGCCCAAATCTCAGTCACCAGAAACGGAGAAGCAGACAAAAGTCACGAGGAAGTATTTCAGAGG GATGTGCCACATAATATCTCTGGACCAATCATGTCACACTCCCACAATTCACCTGAAAACTATGCAATGACTGAGGGAGTGGTCCAAGTGGGTCCATACACAG GTGCTTTGGGAGAGCAGCAGATGGGAGGAGCAGTAGTCCTTGCTGATGACTTAAAGAGTCCTGCCATAGAGAAACTGGAGCTGGTGAGAAAGTGGAGCATCAACACTTACAAA TGCACTAAGCAAATTCTGTCGGAGAAGTTAGGTCGGGGCTCCCGTACGGTTGATCTGGAGCTGGAGGCTCAGATCGAGGTTCTTCGTGACAACAAACGCAAGTACGAGCATGTTGTCAAACTGGCACAGACGCTGTGCACTCAACTGGCGCAGATGCTGCAGACGCAAAGAAATCTAGGTGATGCATTTGCCGACCTTAGTCTCAAGACACCCGAACTACAT GAGGAATTTGGCTACAATGCTGAAACTCAAAAACTCCTGGCGAAAAATGGAGAAACCCTGTTGGGAGCCATCAACTTCTTCATCGCTAGTGTTAAAACTCTAGTGGATAAAACTATAGAGGACACCTTGATCAACATTAAGCAATATGAAGCAGCAAG GATTGAGTATGATGCGTATCGCACAGATTTAGAGGAGCTCAATCTGGGTCCACGGGACGCCAACACACTCCCCAAGATTGAGCTGTCTCAGCAACAGTTCCAGATCCATCgtgaaaaatatgaaaagatgCGCAATGATGTCTCGGTTAAACTTAAGTTTCTGGAGGAAAACAAG GTGAAGGTTTTGCACAACCAGCTGATCCTCTTCCACAACGCCATTGCAGCGTACTTCGCAGGCAACCAACAGCAGCTGGAACAGACCCTTAAACAGTTCCACATCAAGCTAAAGTTACCAGGAGGAGAAACCCCCTCTTGGCTGGAGGAGCACTGA
- the arfip1 gene encoding arfaptin-1 isoform X5: protein MSHSHNSPENYAMTEGVVQVGPYTGALGEQQMGGAVVLADDLKSPAIEKLELVRKWSINTYKCTKQILSEKLGRGSRTVDLELEAQIEVLRDNKRKYEHVVKLAQTLCTQLAQMLQTQRNLGDAFADLSLKTPELHEEFGYNAETQKLLAKNGETLLGAINFFIASVKTLVDKTIEDTLINIKQYEAARIEYDAYRTDLEELNLGPRDANTLPKIELSQQQFQIHREKYEKMRNDVSVKLKFLEENKVKVLHNQLILFHNAIAAYFAGNQQQLEQTLKQFHIKLKLPGGETPSWLEEH from the exons ATGTCACACTCCCACAATTCACCTGAAAACTATGCAATGACTGAGGGAGTGGTCCAAGTGGGTCCATACACAG GTGCTTTGGGAGAGCAGCAGATGGGAGGAGCAGTAGTCCTTGCTGATGACTTAAAGAGTCCTGCCATAGAGAAACTGGAGCTGGTGAGAAAGTGGAGCATCAACACTTACAAA TGCACTAAGCAAATTCTGTCGGAGAAGTTAGGTCGGGGCTCCCGTACGGTTGATCTGGAGCTGGAGGCTCAGATCGAGGTTCTTCGTGACAACAAACGCAAGTACGAGCATGTTGTCAAACTGGCACAGACGCTGTGCACTCAACTGGCGCAGATGCTGCAGACGCAAAGAAATCTAGGTGATGCATTTGCCGACCTTAGTCTCAAGACACCCGAACTACAT GAGGAATTTGGCTACAATGCTGAAACTCAAAAACTCCTGGCGAAAAATGGAGAAACCCTGTTGGGAGCCATCAACTTCTTCATCGCTAGTGTTAAAACTCTAGTGGATAAAACTATAGAGGACACCTTGATCAACATTAAGCAATATGAAGCAGCAAG GATTGAGTATGATGCGTATCGCACAGATTTAGAGGAGCTCAATCTGGGTCCACGGGACGCCAACACACTCCCCAAGATTGAGCTGTCTCAGCAACAGTTCCAGATCCATCgtgaaaaatatgaaaagatgCGCAATGATGTCTCGGTTAAACTTAAGTTTCTGGAGGAAAACAAG GTGAAGGTTTTGCACAACCAGCTGATCCTCTTCCACAACGCCATTGCAGCGTACTTCGCAGGCAACCAACAGCAGCTGGAACAGACCCTTAAACAGTTCCACATCAAGCTAAAGTTACCAGGAGGAGAAACCCCCTCTTGGCTGGAGGAGCACTGA
- the sfrp2 gene encoding secreted frizzled-related protein 2 codes for MRAYLALLVTLSLPGYLDALHGLYAFDQPELFQKKSNCKPIPANLLLCHDIEYTDMRLPNLLGHETMNEVLQQASSWTPLVQKQCHPDTKKFLCSLFAPVCLDDLDEPIQPCRSLCESVKSGCAPVMAAFGFPWPDMLDCNRFPLDNDLCIPPAGADALVPVTNEVPKVCDACKEKPENDNEIVDSLCKNDFALKIKVKEISYMNGDTKIIPESKSKTIYKLNGGVTERDLRKTVLWLKDGLQCVCDEMNDINAAYLVMGQKMDGHLVITSLKRWQKGQREFKRISRSIRKLQC; via the exons aTGCGCGCGTATCTGGCACTGCTGGTTACGCTTTCCTTACCTGGATATCTAGATGCGCTTCACGGATTATATGCCTTCGACCAGCCCGAGCTCTTTCAGAAAAAGAGCAACTGCAAACCCATACCTGCAAACCTGCTCCTGTGCCATGACATCGAGTACACGGACATGCGTCTGCCTAACCTCCTCGGACACGAAACCATGAACGAGGTTCTGCAACAGGCATCTTCCTGGACCCCTCTGGTGCAGAAACAGTGTCATCCGGACACCAAGAAGTTTCTCTGCTCTCTGTTCGCGCCGGTGTGTCTGGATGATCTGGACGAGCCGATTCAGCCGTGCAGGTCGCTATGTGAGAGCGTGAAGAGCGGCTGCGCTCCAGTGATGGCCGCTTTTGGGTTCCCTTGGCCCGACATGCTGGACTGCAATCGCTTCCCTCTGGATAATGACCTGTGCATACCACCTGCTGGTGCAGATGCTTTAGTGCCAGTTACCAATGAAG TTCCAAAGGTGTGTGATGCCTGCAAAGAAAAGCCTGAGAATGACAATGAAATCGTGGACAGCCTGTgcaaaaatgactttg CTTTAAAGATCAAAGTCAAGGAGATCTCCTACATGAATGGCGACACCAAGATCATTCCAGAATCCAAGAGCAAGACTATCTACAAGCTGAATGGTGGCGTCACTGAGCGTGACCTCAGGAAGACAGTGCTTTGGCTGAAAGATGGTCTTCAGTGTGTGTGCGACGAAATGAATGACATCAACGCTGCTTATTTGGTGATGGGCCAGAAGATGGATGGACATTTAGTTATCACATCACTGAAGCGCTGGCAGAAGGGTCAGCGGGAGTTTAAGAGAATTTCTCGCAGTATTCGCAAACTTCAGTGCTAG
- the arfip1 gene encoding arfaptin-1 isoform X4, with protein sequence MSHSHNSPENYAMTEGVVQVGPYTGSPFQATTPTVVPSPAAASRLARSISDSQVETQKGALGEQQMGGAVVLADDLKSPAIEKLELVRKWSINTYKCTKQILSEKLGRGSRTVDLELEAQIEVLRDNKRKYEHVVKLAQTLCTQLAQMLQTQRNLGDAFADLSLKTPELHEEFGYNAETQKLLAKNGETLLGAINFFIASVKTLVDKTIEDTLINIKQYEAARIEYDAYRTDLEELNLGPRDANTLPKIELSQQQFQIHREKYEKMRNDVSVKLKFLEENKVKVLHNQLILFHNAIAAYFAGNQQQLEQTLKQFHIKLKLPGGETPSWLEEH encoded by the exons ATGTCACACTCCCACAATTCACCTGAAAACTATGCAATGACTGAGGGAGTGGTCCAAGTGGGTCCATACACAG GGTCGCCATTCCAGGCCACCACACCTACAGTTGTCCCCAGTCCTGCAGCAGCCAGCCGGCTAGCTCGCAGCATCAGTGATAGTCAGGTGGAGACACAGAAAG GTGCTTTGGGAGAGCAGCAGATGGGAGGAGCAGTAGTCCTTGCTGATGACTTAAAGAGTCCTGCCATAGAGAAACTGGAGCTGGTGAGAAAGTGGAGCATCAACACTTACAAA TGCACTAAGCAAATTCTGTCGGAGAAGTTAGGTCGGGGCTCCCGTACGGTTGATCTGGAGCTGGAGGCTCAGATCGAGGTTCTTCGTGACAACAAACGCAAGTACGAGCATGTTGTCAAACTGGCACAGACGCTGTGCACTCAACTGGCGCAGATGCTGCAGACGCAAAGAAATCTAGGTGATGCATTTGCCGACCTTAGTCTCAAGACACCCGAACTACAT GAGGAATTTGGCTACAATGCTGAAACTCAAAAACTCCTGGCGAAAAATGGAGAAACCCTGTTGGGAGCCATCAACTTCTTCATCGCTAGTGTTAAAACTCTAGTGGATAAAACTATAGAGGACACCTTGATCAACATTAAGCAATATGAAGCAGCAAG GATTGAGTATGATGCGTATCGCACAGATTTAGAGGAGCTCAATCTGGGTCCACGGGACGCCAACACACTCCCCAAGATTGAGCTGTCTCAGCAACAGTTCCAGATCCATCgtgaaaaatatgaaaagatgCGCAATGATGTCTCGGTTAAACTTAAGTTTCTGGAGGAAAACAAG GTGAAGGTTTTGCACAACCAGCTGATCCTCTTCCACAACGCCATTGCAGCGTACTTCGCAGGCAACCAACAGCAGCTGGAACAGACCCTTAAACAGTTCCACATCAAGCTAAAGTTACCAGGAGGAGAAACCCCCTCTTGGCTGGAGGAGCACTGA